The region GCCCAATCAATCGCTGACCGTTCGCCAGCATGGCCGAGGCGACCGTGTCGCCCGCAAAGCCGTCATAGCGCCGCCCGTCGAAAGTAAAGCTGACCGGCGTCTCCCGGTCGATCAATCCGCGCCCTGCGATCCTCATGCCATGGCCCTTTTCACATCAGACGCCAGTTCGACGGCGTGAACCGCATGGGTCACCGTATCGCGGGTGACGACCAGCCACGCGCCGCAACCGCCCTCATGCTGCCACAGGTCGCGGGTCTCTCCCGCCGGGTTGTCGCGCAGGTGAAGGTAAGCATCCCAATCCTCTTCCGAGGCGTCGGGCGCGGGCCGCGCTAAGGCGATGGCATCGCCGCGATAATAAAACTCCCGCCGGTCCCGGCTGCCGCAAATGGGGCATTCAATCCGCATGGTCGCCCTCCCTTAATGCAAGTTGTGCTGAGACCCGGTGGCCTCTTCATCCATCAGACCTTCGCCCGAGCGGAACCGGTCGAGCCGGAAGCCCGCCGCTGTCTCATGCGGCTGCCCGGTGGCCATCAGATGCGCCAGCGCATAGCCCGATGCCGGCACCGCCTTGAAGCCGCCGTAGCACCAGCCGCAATCGATGAACAAACCCTCGGTATCCGTCTTGTCGATGATCGGGCTGCCGTCGGGCGTCATGTCCATGATCCCGCCCCAAGAGCGCAGCACGCGGGCCTTGCCCAGCATCGGCATCAGGGTCATCCCCGCCTCCATCACATGTTCCATCATCGGCAGATTGCCGCGCTGCGCATAAGAGGCGTAGAAATCCAGATCGCCGCCAAAGACCAAGCCGCCCTTGTCGGACTGGCTGATATAAAAATGCCCCATGCCGAAA is a window of Sulfitobacter sp. W027 DNA encoding:
- a CDS encoding sarcosine oxidase subunit delta, with amino-acid sequence MRIECPICGSRDRREFYYRGDAIALARPAPDASEEDWDAYLHLRDNPAGETRDLWQHEGGCGAWLVVTRDTVTHAVHAVELASDVKRAMA